The Desulfosporosinus acidiphilus SJ4 genome has a window encoding:
- a CDS encoding acetate uptake transporter, translating into MKRSVDDLAEIMEIRESSIADPGPLGLAGFALTTFILSMSNAQFVPAAFSALFLPLALFYGGFAQILAGMWEFKKNNTFGAVAFTTYGAFWLSLASMVILQTLKIINFGDYAHAATGLYLIGFTIFTFYMWIGTFRINNALLAVFTFLEITFIFLDLAEFGFISSVPGGVFGLITALCAWYASAAAIINPLYKRTVLPVGPRR; encoded by the coding sequence ATGAAAAGGAGTGTGGATGATTTGGCAGAGATCATGGAAATTCGTGAAAGTTCCATAGCAGACCCGGGGCCACTTGGCTTAGCAGGATTTGCCCTCACGACATTTATTCTCAGTATGTCAAACGCTCAATTTGTTCCCGCAGCGTTTAGTGCTCTGTTTTTGCCTTTAGCTTTATTTTACGGAGGTTTTGCCCAAATTCTTGCCGGCATGTGGGAATTCAAAAAAAATAATACCTTTGGTGCTGTAGCTTTTACTACGTACGGGGCATTTTGGCTGAGCTTGGCATCCATGGTTATTTTACAAACACTTAAAATTATTAATTTTGGGGATTATGCACATGCAGCCACCGGACTTTATCTCATCGGCTTTACCATCTTTACATTTTATATGTGGATTGGTACTTTTAGAATAAACAATGCTTTACTTGCAGTATTTACCTTTTTGGAAATTACCTTTATCTTCTTAGACCTGGCGGAATTCGGTTTTATTTCCAGTGTTCCCGGCGGAGTTTTTGGTCTTATCACGGCCCTTTGTGCTTGGTATGCCTCCGCAGCTGCGATTATTAATCCTCTGTATAAAAGAACTGTACTGCCGGTAGGACCACGTCGTTAA